From Rhodamnia argentea isolate NSW1041297 chromosome 10, ASM2092103v1, whole genome shotgun sequence, a single genomic window includes:
- the LOC115735145 gene encoding translin isoform X2, which produces MKTTFRSACSTISRSLNPNPPSLSALHGPRSTVVAPLLRSFRSRCTTRAPPFRVLSSVTHCSSAMSGGEAPALPLEKQFEDFRSQLEDSVSLRERIRLVVMEIESTTRLMYSSLLLVYLSRPLPEVLDKAKAHIGTLKDQYSQLAAILRECPDQYYRYHGDWRSETQTAVCHLAFAHYLETGNLLLHNEAGEKLGLNNSQFGLDIEDYLVGVCFMSNELPRYVVNQVTAGDYDCPRKVWKFLTELNAAFRMLNLRNDFLRKKFDGSLSLPPSLPLHRHAHIEAHIHHTCTNNA; this is translated from the exons aTGAAAACAACATTTCGCAgcgcatgctccacaatttcgcGTTCCTTAAACCCTAATCCTCCGTCGCTCTCCGCCTTGCACGGCCCTCGCTCCACCGTCGTCGCTCCTTTGCTGCGCTCTTTCCGTTCCCGCTGTACCACGAGAGCGCCGCCGTTTCGCGTCCTCTCGTCGGTGACGCACTGCTCCTCCGCGATGTCTGGCGGCGAAGCTCCCGCTCTCCCTCTGGAGAAGCAGTTCGAGGACTTCCGCTCCCAGCTGGAGGATTCCGTAAGCCTGCGCGAGCGCATCAGGTTGGTGGTCATGGAGATTGAGTCCACCACCAGGCTGATGTACTCGAGTTTGCTGCTGGTTTACCTGTCTCGTCCGCTTCCTG AGGTTCTGGACAAGGCTAAGGCTCACATTGGCACCCTGAAGGATCAGTACAGTCAGCTAGCTGCTATTTTAAGGGAATGCCCTGATCAGTATTATAG GTATCATGGTGATTGGAGAAGTGAAACGCAGACTGCAGTTTGCCATCTGGCTTTCGCACACTATTTGGAGACTGGAAATCTGCTGCTTCACAATGAGGCTGGGGAAAAACTTGGAT TGAACAATTCCCAGTTTGGCCTTGACATTGAAGACTATCTTGTTG GAGTTTGTTTCATGTCAAATGAGTTG CCAAGGTATGTGGTGAACCAAGTAACAGCTGGGGACTATGACTGCCCAAGAAAGGTCTGGAAGTTCTTAACGGAACTTAATGCAGCTTTCCGCATGCTTAATTTGAGGAACGATTTCTTGCGCAAGAAATTTgatggttctctctctctccctccctccctccctctcc ACAGGCACGCACATATAGAGGCACACATCCATCACACGTGCACAAACAATGCCTAG
- the LOC115735145 gene encoding translin isoform X1 — protein MKTTFRSACSTISRSLNPNPPSLSALHGPRSTVVAPLLRSFRSRCTTRAPPFRVLSSVTHCSSAMSGGEAPALPLEKQFEDFRSQLEDSVSLRERIRLVVMEIESTTRLMYSSLLLVYLSRPLPEVLDKAKAHIGTLKDQYSQLAAILRECPDQYYRYHGDWRSETQTAVCHLAFAHYLETGNLLLHNEAGEKLGLNNSQFGLDIEDYLVGVCFMSNELPRYVVNQVTAGDYDCPRKVWKFLTELNAAFRMLNLRNDFLRKKFDGLKYDLRRVEEVYYDVKIRGLASDGDSTGDQDSKKKNDSEVVH, from the exons aTGAAAACAACATTTCGCAgcgcatgctccacaatttcgcGTTCCTTAAACCCTAATCCTCCGTCGCTCTCCGCCTTGCACGGCCCTCGCTCCACCGTCGTCGCTCCTTTGCTGCGCTCTTTCCGTTCCCGCTGTACCACGAGAGCGCCGCCGTTTCGCGTCCTCTCGTCGGTGACGCACTGCTCCTCCGCGATGTCTGGCGGCGAAGCTCCCGCTCTCCCTCTGGAGAAGCAGTTCGAGGACTTCCGCTCCCAGCTGGAGGATTCCGTAAGCCTGCGCGAGCGCATCAGGTTGGTGGTCATGGAGATTGAGTCCACCACCAGGCTGATGTACTCGAGTTTGCTGCTGGTTTACCTGTCTCGTCCGCTTCCTG AGGTTCTGGACAAGGCTAAGGCTCACATTGGCACCCTGAAGGATCAGTACAGTCAGCTAGCTGCTATTTTAAGGGAATGCCCTGATCAGTATTATAG GTATCATGGTGATTGGAGAAGTGAAACGCAGACTGCAGTTTGCCATCTGGCTTTCGCACACTATTTGGAGACTGGAAATCTGCTGCTTCACAATGAGGCTGGGGAAAAACTTGGAT TGAACAATTCCCAGTTTGGCCTTGACATTGAAGACTATCTTGTTG GAGTTTGTTTCATGTCAAATGAGTTG CCAAGGTATGTGGTGAACCAAGTAACAGCTGGGGACTATGACTGCCCAAGAAAGGTCTGGAAGTTCTTAACGGAACTTAATGCAGCTTTCCGCATGCTTAATTTGAGGAACGATTTCTTGCGCAAGAAATTTgatg GGTTGAAGTATGATCTCCGAAGAGTTGAAGAAGTTTATTATGATGTCAAAATCCGAGGATTGGCATCTGATGGGGACTCAACAGGAGACCAGGActccaagaagaaaaatgacTCAGAAGTTGTACATTAA